A window of Gadus chalcogrammus isolate NIFS_2021 chromosome 16, NIFS_Gcha_1.0, whole genome shotgun sequence contains these coding sequences:
- the srsf1a gene encoding serine/arginine-rich splicing factor 1A → MSGSVVRGPAGNNDCRIYVGNLPPDIRTKDVEDVFYKYGAIRDIDLKNRRGGPPFAFIEFEDPRDADDAVYGRDGYDYDGYRLRVEFPRSGRGSGRGGGGGGGGFGGGDGGGRGGGGGGGGGGGGGGGGGGIGAPRGRYGPPSRRSEYRVIVSGLPQSGSWQDLKDHMREAGDVCYADVFRDGTGVVEFVRKEDMTYAVRKLDNTKFRSHEGETAYIRVKVDGPRSPSYGRSRSRSRGSRSRSPTSRSATRSRSNSRTRGRGSPRYSPRHSRSRSRS, encoded by the exons ATGTCAGGGAGCGTTGTGCGAGGACCCGCGGGGAACAACGACTGCCGGATCTACGTGGGGAACCTCCCGCCTGACATTCGCACTAAGGACGTGGAGGACGTGTTCTACAAATACGGAGCGATAAGGGACATCGACCTGAAGAACCGGAGAGGAGGACCCCCGTTCGCCTTTATTGAATTCGAAGACCCCAG GGACGCAGACGACGCAGTTTACGGACGCGACGGCTATGATTACGATGGTTACAGACTCCGCGTTGAGTTCCCCCGGAGCGGAAGGGGGTcggggagaggtgggggcggcggcggaggaggattcggcggtggtgatggaggaggaagaggaggaggtggtggtggcggcggcggcggcggcggtggtggcggcggcggcggcatcggTGCTCCAAGGGGCAGATACGGGCCTCCATCCAGGCGCTCCGAATACAGAGTCATTGTCTCCG gtCTACCCCAGAGCGGCAGCTGGCAGGACCTGAAGGACCACATGCGCGAGGCGGGAGACGTGTGCTACGCCGACGTCTTCAGGGACGGCACCGGCGTGGTCGAGTTTGTGCGCAAGGAAGACATGACGTACGCCGTGAGAAAACTGGACAACACCAAATTCCGCTCGCACGAG GGAGAGACCGCGTACATTCGCGTGAAAGTCGACGGCCCCCGGAGCCCGAGCTACGGCCGCTCCCGGTCCCGGAGCCGCGGCAGCCGCAGCAGGAGCCCCACCAGCCGCAGCGCCACCCGCAGCCGCAGCAACTCCCGAACCCGTGGCCGAGGATCGCCGCGCTACTCCCCCCGGCACAgccgctcccgctcccgctcctaA
- the dynll2a gene encoding dynein, light chain, LC8-type 2a: MTDRKAVIKNADMSEDMQQDAVDCATQAMEKYNIEKDIAAYIKKEFDKKYNPTWHCIVGRNFGSYVTHETKHFIYFYLGQVAILLFKSG, encoded by the exons ATGACAGACCGGAAGGCCGTGATCAAAAATGCAGACATGTCCGAGGACATGCAGCAGGATGCAGTGGATTGTGCCACCCAGGCCATGGAGAAATATAACATAGAGAAAGACATCGCAGCATACATCAAGAAG GAGTTTGATAAGAAGTATAACCCGACCTGGCACTGCATCGTCGGGAGAAATTTTGGCAGCTATGTTACCCATGaaacaaagcattttatttacttCTACCTGGGCCAAGTGGCCATCTTGCTCTTCAAGTCTGGGTGA